In Oryza brachyantha chromosome 1, ObraRS2, whole genome shotgun sequence, the following are encoded in one genomic region:
- the LOC102708294 gene encoding G-type lectin S-receptor-like serine/threonine-protein kinase At2g19130, whose protein sequence is MEISGQVKTVQWMEGRKDWVPFLAMPKAQCTVYFVCGSFAMCTEDDVTFCSCLRGFSKQYNGEWRYGNPSGGCTRNAKLQCDGNSSRQAKADGFYALAVAKLPDKAWVLATVSADKCEKACLNNCSCTAYSYSGSCSLWYGDLINIVAPDGSTGQSIYIRLAASEFSSSAKTQAAMIWASTVGAILLTLIVIIGILVILKRRSFSEVNKVEGSLVVFRYRFLQNATKNFSEMLGKGSFGSVCKGILPDGTLVAVKKLDGVFQGDKQFRAEVSTIGTIQHVNLIRLLGFCSERSMKMLVYEFMPNRSLDRCLFGSTPMTLSWKTRYQIALGIAKGLAYLHEKCRSLIIHCDIKPENVLLDDAFMPKIADFGLAKLVGRDFSRVLTTMRGTIGYLAPEWISGVAITVKADVFSYGMMLFEIISGNRNTDWHQQGTDTFFPVLVAMRLHEGKIQDLLGPDLTPDANLEEVERACKVACWCVQDNENIRPTMGEIVQILEGLVDVAFPPIPWYLHVLAQSSNFSTEASH, encoded by the coding sequence ATGGAGATTTCAGGCCAGGTCAAGACAGTGCAATGGATGGAGGGAAGGAAAGACTGGGTGCCCTTCTTGGCAATGCCAAAAGCACAATGCACCGTGTACTTTGTTTGTGGTTCTTTCGCCATGTGCACTGAGGATGATGTCACCTTCTGCAGTTGTCTTAGGGGCTTCAGCAAGCAGTACAATGGCGAGTGGAGGTATGGTAATCCCAGTGGAGGCTGCACGAGAAATGCCAAACTACAGTGTGATGGCAATAGCTCTAGGCAGGCAAAAGCTGATGGATTCTATGCACTAGCTGTTGCCAAGTTGCCTGACAAAGCCTGGGTTTTGGCAACTGTTAGTGCAGATAAATGTGAGAAGGCTTGTCTGAATAATTGCTCTTGTACCGCTTATTCCTACTCTGGTAGTTGTTCTTTGTGGTATGGAGATCTAATCAATATAGTGGCTCCGGATGGTTCAACTGGGCAAAGCATCTATATCCGGCTCGCTGCCTCAGAGTTCTCTAGCTCAGCAAAAACTCAGGCAGCTATGATTTGGGCTTCAACCGTCGGAGCTATCCTTCTCACCCTCATTGTGATTATCGGCATACTCGTGATTCTCAAGAGGAGGAGCTTCAGTGAAGTGAACAAAGTGGAGGGTTCGTTGGTCGTATTCAGATACAGGTTTCTGCAGAATGCGACCAAAAACTTCTCTGAGATGTTGGGCAAAGGATCTTTTGGTTCTGTATGTAAGGGAATTTTACCTGATGGGACACTTGTTGCTGTAAAGAAGCTTGATGGTGTTTTTCAGGGAGACAAGCAGTTTCGAGCTGAGGTTAGCACAATTGGCACTATTCAGCATGTGAATTTAATCCGGTTGCTGGGATTTTGCTCAGAGCGATCAATGAAGATGCTAGTGTATGAGTTCATGCCAAACAGGTCGTTGGACCGTTGCCTCTTTGGAAGCACTCCGATGACTTTGAGCTGGAAGACTAGATATCAGATTGCTCTTGGAATTGCCAAGGGATTAGCTTACCTTCATGAGAAATGCAGGAGTCTCATCATACACTGTGATATAAAGCCAGAGAATGTACTCCTGGATGACGCCTTCATGCCAAAGATCGCGGATTTTGGGCTTGCTAAGCTCGTTGGAAGGGATTTTAGCAGAGTTCTGACGACCATGAGAGGCACCATAGGTTATCTTGCTCCTGAATGGATAAGCGGTGTGGCTATCACTGTAAAGGCAGATGTTTTCAGCTATGGGATGATGCTTTTTGAGATCATATCAGGAAATCGAAATACAGATTGGCATCAGCAAGGTACAGACACGTTCTTCCCTGTTCTAGTGGCGATGAGACTGCATGAAGGAAAGATCCAGGACTTGCTAGGTCCAGACCTAACTCCAGATGCTAACTTAGAAGAGGTGGAGAGGGCTTGCAAGGTGGCTTGTTGGTGCGTCCAAGATAACGAGAACATAAGGCCAACGATGGGAGAGATTGTCCAGATCCTTGAAGGATTAGTAGATGTCGCCTTTCCTCCTATCCCGTGGTATCTTCATGTTCTAGCCCAGAGCTCCAATTTCTCCACCGAGGCGTCACATTAG
- the LOC102716725 gene encoding 16.9 kDa class I heat shock protein 1 has protein sequence MSLVRRSSVFDPFSLDLWDPIDSVFRSVVPATSDNDTAPFANARIDWKETPESHVFQADLPGVKKEEVKVEVEEGNVLVISGQRSKEKEDKNDKWHRVERSSGQFMRRFRLPENAKVDQVKAGLENGVLTVTVPKAEVKKPEVKAIEISG, from the coding sequence ATGTCTCTCGTGAGGCGCAGCAGCGTGTTCGACCCCTTCTCCCTCGACCTCTGGGACCCCATCGACAGCGTGTTCCGCTCCGTCGTCCCGGCCACCTCCGACAACGACACCGCCCCCTTCGCCAACGCACGCATCGACTGGAAGGAGACGCCGGAGTCGCACGTCTTCCAGGCCGACCTCCCCGGCGTCAAGAAGGAGGAGGTGAAGGTGGAGGTCGAGGAGGGCAACGTGCTGGTGATCAGCGGGCAGCGCAGCAAGGAGAAGGAGGACAAGAACGACAAGTGGCACCGCGTGGAGCGCAGCAGCGGGCAGTTCATGCGGCGGTTCCGGCTGCCGGAGAACGCCAAGGTGGACCAGGTGAAGGCCGGCCTGGAGAATGGCGTGCTCACCGTCACCGTGCCCAAGGCCGAGGTGAAGAAACCCGAGGTGAAGGCCATCGAGATCTCCGGCTAA